In a genomic window of Paramicrobacterium chengjingii:
- a CDS encoding HNH endonuclease signature motif containing protein yields the protein MEKPIGHSIKAVAGIASAAASRVLETLPRSAAAASDDALLETVAALGELGRAQQTALALVASEVATRSVKLDGAQTLASRNGQRDAIGLLQSTARISHGAARRALAYGDAISVDSSVSGAPLPPRWSHIAEAAFAGTIDAEAATPIIRSLEEVRLSADPEMLDAAEDGMMRIASQSTPEYSTQQMRVWKEALDPDGARPREKAQRQARFFRIGQVNDQGMTPIRGLLTPDAAARLNAAVSTHTNPRARVIFRPATERDNTAASHDINDNDAARVGAHDLDPRTRGQKLHDIVDGLIGSGHRASVTGAGSRRAQTEVIVTTTLDELRNGSGVGWANGADEPLGPITTERILCDEGYRRMLLGDNGEALWLGHTQRAFSPQQKLAIAARDETCAWPECDMPADWCEVHHAKHWSQGGPTDIDDGLLLCSAHHHMLHAQNWVISMQDGIPYLTPPAFMRLTGEPIRLGRNRPRQVSRTRRTRRRRRGTARAGGADPPDSS from the coding sequence ATGGAGAAACCCATCGGGCACAGCATCAAAGCGGTAGCGGGCATCGCGTCCGCGGCGGCTTCGCGGGTGCTCGAAACTCTGCCCCGCTCGGCTGCCGCAGCGAGCGACGATGCGCTGCTCGAGACTGTCGCCGCGCTCGGTGAGCTGGGGCGCGCCCAGCAGACCGCTCTCGCTCTCGTGGCTTCGGAGGTCGCGACGCGGTCGGTGAAGTTGGATGGCGCGCAGACGCTTGCGTCCCGGAACGGGCAACGTGATGCGATCGGGCTTCTGCAATCGACCGCCCGCATCTCGCACGGTGCGGCCCGCCGCGCTCTTGCTTACGGCGACGCCATCTCCGTCGACTCGAGCGTTTCCGGGGCGCCGCTGCCACCCCGCTGGAGCCACATTGCCGAAGCAGCGTTTGCCGGAACGATCGATGCCGAGGCCGCGACTCCCATCATCCGGAGTCTCGAAGAGGTGCGTCTTTCGGCCGATCCGGAGATGCTGGATGCCGCGGAGGACGGCATGATGCGGATCGCCTCTCAGTCGACCCCGGAGTACTCCACGCAGCAGATGCGCGTCTGGAAAGAAGCACTCGATCCCGACGGCGCGAGGCCGAGAGAAAAGGCACAGCGCCAGGCCCGGTTCTTTCGCATCGGCCAGGTCAATGATCAGGGGATGACTCCGATTCGTGGGCTCCTCACCCCGGATGCAGCGGCACGACTCAACGCAGCAGTCTCCACGCACACCAATCCGCGCGCCCGTGTCATCTTCAGGCCAGCTACTGAACGAGACAACACGGCTGCCTCTCACGACATCAACGACAACGATGCCGCCCGCGTCGGCGCTCACGATCTCGACCCGCGAACACGAGGTCAGAAGCTGCACGACATCGTCGACGGATTAATCGGCTCTGGCCACCGCGCCTCGGTCACCGGTGCTGGCAGCCGCCGGGCGCAGACCGAGGTGATCGTGACGACCACGCTTGACGAACTTCGAAACGGTAGCGGTGTGGGCTGGGCCAACGGCGCTGACGAGCCCCTCGGTCCCATCACCACGGAACGCATCCTCTGCGACGAAGGCTACCGGCGGATGCTTCTCGGCGACAACGGCGAGGCTCTCTGGCTCGGCCACACACAACGTGCCTTCTCACCGCAGCAGAAGCTGGCGATCGCCGCCCGTGACGAAACCTGCGCCTGGCCCGAATGCGACATGCCCGCAGACTGGTGCGAAGTCCACCACGCGAAGCATTGGAGCCAGGGCGGGCCCACAGACATCGACGATGGACTGCTGCTCTGCAGCGCCCACCACCATATGCTGCACGCCCAGAACTGGGTGATCAGCATGCAAGACGGCATTCCGTATCTGACGCCACCCGCGTTCATGAGACTCACGGGCGAACCAATCAGACTCGGACGCAACCGACCACGCCAGGTCAGCCGCACACGCCGCACCAGAAGACGCCGGCGCGGCACCGCACGAGCTGGCGGTGCCGATCCGCCCGACAGCAGCTGA
- a CDS encoding GH25 family lysozyme — MPSRARHPADRDRWRPTVKRVLLGCAALIKATEGKGFVDPRFAQNWDAAADSGLRRGAYHFFTLCASDSEQADNFLATARPDEFALAPAVDLELIGPCKKRPPQREVAAELQTFMHTVEAAWGPPPCSSMPARRSPRSTRSALWPTIPRG; from the coding sequence ATGCCGTCGAGAGCTCGCCACCCTGCAGATCGTGACCGATGGCGCCCAACCGTGAAACGTGTACTTCTCGGCTGCGCGGCACTGATCAAGGCAACGGAGGGCAAGGGCTTCGTCGACCCTCGCTTTGCTCAGAACTGGGATGCGGCGGCGGACTCTGGCCTGAGGCGAGGTGCCTATCACTTCTTCACGTTGTGCGCCTCGGACTCCGAACAGGCAGATAATTTTCTTGCCACTGCCCGTCCAGACGAATTCGCACTGGCTCCTGCCGTCGATCTCGAACTCATCGGGCCCTGCAAGAAGCGTCCGCCGCAGCGCGAGGTCGCCGCCGAACTCCAGACGTTCATGCACACGGTCGAGGCGGCATGGGGTCCCCCCCCCTGCTCGTCTATGCCCGCGCGTCGTTCACCTCGGAGTACTCGATCGGCACTCTGGCCGACAATCCCACGTGGGTGA
- the rplM gene encoding 50S ribosomal protein L13, protein MTRTYSPKASEIQRDWIVIDAEDVVLGRLASHAAVLLRGKHKPTFVNHLDTGDYVIIVNAAKVSLSGDKAQKKRAYRHSGYPGGLSSMSYGELLEKNPVRAVEKAVRGMLPKNSLGRDQLGKLKVYAGSEHPHAAQQPKPYSFDQVAQ, encoded by the coding sequence GTGACGCGCACATATTCCCCCAAGGCCAGTGAGATCCAGCGCGACTGGATCGTCATCGACGCCGAAGACGTCGTTCTCGGCCGTCTGGCAAGCCACGCAGCCGTTCTTCTTCGCGGTAAGCACAAGCCGACCTTCGTCAACCACCTCGACACGGGTGACTACGTCATCATCGTCAACGCCGCAAAGGTTTCGCTCAGCGGCGACAAGGCGCAGAAGAAGCGCGCTTACCGTCACTCGGGTTACCCGGGCGGCCTTTCATCCATGAGCTACGGCGAGCTCCTTGAGAAGAACCCCGTTCGCGCCGTCGAGAAGGCAGTTCGCGGGATGCTCCCGAAGAACTCCCTCGGTCGCGACCAGCTGGGCAAGCTCAAGGTGTACGCAGGCAGCGAGCACCCGCACGCCGCTCAGCAGCCGAAGCCGTACTCATTCGACCAGGTCGCGCAGTAA
- the rpsI gene encoding 30S ribosomal protein S9, with protein MAKIEDSIETPENYSTESEQAPEAAAAPRPALSVPGAAVGRRKQAIARVRLVPGTGSITVNGRELSDYFPNKLHQQLINDPFTVLELSGSYDVIARISGGGPSGQAGALRLGIARALNQIDVENNRATLKKSGFLSRDARVKERKKAGLKKARKAPQFSKR; from the coding sequence GTGGCGAAGATCGAAGATTCCATCGAAACCCCCGAGAACTACAGCACCGAGAGCGAGCAGGCACCTGAGGCTGCTGCAGCTCCGCGGCCCGCACTCTCCGTTCCCGGCGCAGCAGTCGGACGCCGCAAGCAGGCAATTGCCCGCGTGCGTCTCGTTCCCGGCACGGGAAGCATCACGGTCAACGGCCGTGAGCTTTCCGACTACTTCCCGAACAAGCTCCACCAGCAGCTCATCAACGACCCGTTCACTGTGCTCGAGCTTTCGGGCAGCTACGACGTGATCGCCCGCATCTCGGGAGGTGGCCCCTCGGGTCAGGCCGGCGCACTGCGTCTCGGCATCGCTCGTGCGCTCAACCAGATCGACGTTGAGAACAACCGCGCAACCCTGAAGAAGTCCGGCTTCCTCTCGCGTGACGCACGCGTCAAGGAGCGCAAGAAGGCTGGACTCAAGAAGGCCCGCAAGGCACCTCAGTTCTCGAAGCGCTAA
- the glmM gene encoding phosphoglucosamine mutase gives MARLFGTDGVRGLANGVLTADLALGLAQATAVVLGQGRSAEVRREEGKRPVAVVARDPRVSGEFLAAAVSAGLASSGVDVLDAGVITTPAAAFLVQDIDADFGVMISASHNPAPDNGIKIFAHGGTKLPDIVEERIEEHLETEQLMPTGADVGRIQRFADAEDRYLIHLLGSLPHSLDGVHVVIDCANGAAAGVSPQVFSDAGARVSVVGNDPDGININDGVGSTHIDSLARTVVELGADVGIAHDGDADRCLAVDANGTVIDGDVIMAILAVSMKERGKLVDDTLVATVMSNLGLRRAMEENGISMLQTKVGDRYVLEAMNEKGYALGGEQSGHVIMSEFATTGDGILTGLHLVSEMARTGKTLAELASVMTVYPQVMINVKDVDKTRAHSDENVMLAVAEAEGLLGETGRVLLRPSGTEQLVRVMVEAADHDTADRIADQLAGVVRTHLSIA, from the coding sequence ATGGCTCGTCTGTTTGGAACTGACGGCGTTCGCGGACTCGCGAACGGTGTTCTCACAGCCGACCTCGCTCTCGGCCTTGCTCAAGCTACCGCAGTGGTGCTTGGGCAAGGCCGAAGTGCTGAGGTCAGGCGTGAAGAGGGCAAGCGTCCTGTCGCCGTCGTCGCCCGCGATCCGCGCGTCTCCGGCGAGTTTCTCGCCGCTGCCGTCTCGGCTGGTCTGGCATCGAGCGGCGTCGACGTGCTCGACGCCGGCGTGATCACGACGCCCGCCGCTGCCTTCCTCGTGCAAGACATCGACGCCGATTTCGGCGTGATGATCTCGGCATCCCATAATCCCGCGCCAGACAACGGCATCAAGATCTTCGCGCACGGCGGAACGAAGCTGCCCGACATCGTCGAGGAGCGCATCGAAGAACACCTCGAGACTGAGCAGCTCATGCCGACCGGTGCCGACGTCGGTCGCATTCAGCGGTTTGCTGACGCCGAAGACCGTTACCTCATTCACCTGCTCGGCAGTCTTCCCCATTCGCTTGACGGCGTGCACGTGGTGATTGACTGCGCGAACGGCGCAGCGGCTGGGGTCTCACCGCAGGTATTCTCGGATGCCGGTGCCCGGGTGTCCGTGGTCGGAAACGATCCGGACGGCATCAACATCAACGACGGCGTCGGTTCGACGCACATCGACAGTCTGGCTCGCACCGTCGTCGAGCTCGGCGCCGACGTGGGAATCGCTCACGACGGTGACGCCGATCGCTGCCTCGCCGTTGATGCGAACGGCACAGTCATCGACGGCGACGTCATCATGGCGATCCTCGCCGTGTCGATGAAGGAGCGCGGGAAGCTCGTGGACGACACACTTGTCGCAACGGTGATGAGCAACCTCGGCCTGCGTCGCGCGATGGAGGAGAACGGCATCTCGATGCTTCAGACGAAGGTGGGCGACCGCTACGTTCTTGAGGCGATGAACGAGAAGGGCTATGCCCTCGGCGGCGAGCAGTCCGGCCACGTGATCATGAGTGAATTCGCCACGACGGGCGACGGCATCCTCACCGGGCTTCACCTTGTGAGCGAGATGGCGCGCACGGGCAAGACCCTCGCGGAGCTCGCATCGGTAATGACCGTGTACCCGCAGGTGATGATCAACGTGAAAGACGTTGATAAAACGCGTGCGCACTCAGACGAGAACGTGATGCTCGCCGTTGCTGAGGCCGAAGGTCTGCTCGGCGAGACCGGGCGCGTGCTGCTTCGGCCCAGCGGAACCGAGCAGCTTGTGCGTGTGATGGTCGAAGCCGCCGACCACGACACAGCTGATCGCATCGCCGACCAGCTGGCCGGTGTTGTGCGAACGCACCTCAGCATCGCCTGA
- a CDS encoding alanine/glycine:cation symporter family protein, translating to MDLLWFEEGLKFISGIVWGPFVLIPLLIGTGIYLTIRLGGLQFIKLGAALRLGILKRKDAGSEGDISQFQALTTALAATVGTGNIVGVATAIAIGGPGALFWMWVTGLVGMASKYTEAYLGVRFRGTDAAGEKSGGPQYYLARGIKGPLGKTLGLMFAIFATIACFGIGNMTQGNSIASNVESSFNVPTWVTGVTLTVLALLVLVGGIKSIGRVTAGFVPIMIIFYVAAALYILIVNVGQLPAALGEVFSQAFTGTSAAGGFAGSAIIIVIQYGTARGLFSNESGLGSAPIAAAAAQTSHPVRQGLVSMTQTFIDTIIVVTMTGLVIVTTGAWKAVDPETGEQISAALMTGEAFTNGLPGEWGHWVVTIALVMFAFSTILGWSYYGERNIERLFGRKAVMPFRIVFSLIVFVGCTVQLGVVWAFSDVMNGLMALPNLLGLLILSGLVARETKHYLKHDPKLEATKEEIEEFMAGREGWEDWKAGDVVGSSRRDL from the coding sequence ATGGACTTGCTTTGGTTTGAAGAGGGCCTGAAATTCATCAGCGGAATCGTCTGGGGACCGTTCGTCCTCATCCCCCTCCTCATCGGAACGGGAATCTATCTCACAATCAGGCTCGGCGGGCTGCAGTTCATCAAGCTCGGTGCCGCGCTGCGCCTCGGCATCCTGAAACGCAAAGATGCGGGCAGTGAAGGTGATATCTCGCAATTTCAGGCGCTGACCACCGCGTTGGCGGCAACCGTGGGAACGGGAAACATCGTCGGTGTTGCCACGGCCATCGCCATCGGCGGGCCCGGCGCCCTTTTCTGGATGTGGGTCACCGGCCTCGTTGGCATGGCGTCGAAATACACGGAGGCATACCTCGGCGTTCGATTCAGGGGAACGGATGCCGCAGGCGAGAAGTCGGGCGGGCCGCAATACTATCTCGCGCGCGGCATCAAGGGCCCGCTGGGCAAGACGCTCGGCCTGATGTTCGCAATCTTCGCGACAATCGCCTGCTTCGGTATCGGCAACATGACGCAGGGAAACTCCATCGCGTCGAACGTGGAATCAAGCTTCAACGTGCCCACGTGGGTGACCGGTGTCACGCTGACTGTGCTCGCGCTGCTCGTGCTCGTCGGCGGGATCAAATCAATCGGCCGTGTCACCGCCGGATTTGTTCCGATCATGATCATCTTCTACGTTGCCGCTGCTCTCTACATTCTGATCGTCAACGTCGGACAGCTGCCCGCTGCCCTCGGCGAGGTCTTCTCGCAGGCGTTCACGGGAACGAGCGCGGCTGGGGGATTTGCCGGTTCTGCGATCATCATCGTGATTCAATACGGAACCGCCCGCGGGCTGTTCTCCAACGAATCCGGCCTTGGTTCGGCTCCCATCGCTGCGGCGGCGGCCCAGACGAGCCACCCGGTCCGTCAGGGCCTCGTATCGATGACCCAGACGTTCATCGACACCATCATCGTCGTCACCATGACCGGTCTCGTCATCGTCACGACCGGAGCGTGGAAAGCCGTCGACCCCGAAACAGGCGAGCAGATCTCTGCGGCGCTTATGACGGGAGAGGCGTTCACGAACGGGCTTCCCGGCGAATGGGGCCACTGGGTCGTGACGATAGCCCTCGTGATGTTCGCGTTCTCGACGATCCTCGGCTGGTCGTACTACGGTGAGCGCAACATCGAACGACTCTTCGGCCGCAAGGCCGTGATGCCGTTCCGCATCGTGTTCTCGCTGATCGTCTTCGTTGGCTGCACTGTGCAGCTCGGCGTGGTGTGGGCGTTCTCCGACGTCATGAACGGGCTCATGGCGCTGCCGAACCTGCTTGGTCTGCTGATTCTTTCTGGCCTCGTTGCCCGGGAGACAAAGCACTACCTCAAGCACGATCCGAAGCTCGAGGCGACGAAGGAAGAGATTGAGGAGTTCATGGCCGGACGCGAAGGCTGGGAGGACTGGAAGGCCGGCGACGTCGTTGGCTCCAGCCGCCGCGACCTCTAA
- a CDS encoding TIGR02611 family protein produces the protein MTYQTEISRDIVRAENPDRPARRLMRRIRGWLVKHPRLHHAYRVTIGTLGTVIVLLGLVLVPLPGPGWLIVFLGLAILGTEFRWARRLSGWLKRMLSRFWAWQKSRRAARA, from the coding sequence ATGACGTACCAGACCGAGATCTCTCGCGATATCGTTCGCGCGGAGAATCCCGACCGCCCGGCGCGGCGGCTGATGCGACGCATCCGCGGGTGGCTGGTGAAGCATCCTCGTCTTCACCACGCCTATCGTGTGACGATCGGCACGCTCGGTACTGTTATCGTCCTTCTCGGGCTCGTTCTCGTGCCGCTTCCCGGGCCGGGATGGCTCATTGTCTTTCTCGGTCTGGCGATTCTCGGCACCGAGTTTCGGTGGGCCCGGCGCCTCTCCGGGTGGCTGAAGCGGATGCTGTCGCGGTTCTGGGCGTGGCAGAAATCACGTCGCGCGGCACGCGCATAA
- the coaA gene encoding type I pantothenate kinase — MSLSRTATGSTPVHTTPFVEIDRARWASLAPNMQNPLTDAEIVQLRGLGDRMDIAEVAEVYLPLSRLLSLYVANAKKLHDSTQSFLGESSARTPFVIGVAGSVAAGKSTVSRLLRELMARWPDTPRVELITTDGFLYPNEELERRGIMHRKGFPEAYDRRSLLRFITEVKSGADEVRAPFYSHMQYNIVPDASIVVRRPDVLIVEGLNVLQPALAGHLTIADLFDFSIYVDARTDDIAHWFEERFMTLQRGAFSNPNSYFNVFAELSEQEARDKARYFWTEVNEPNLRENIRPTRARAKLVLRKERDHTVSKVLLRKI; from the coding sequence ATGTCGCTCAGTCGCACAGCCACCGGTTCAACCCCCGTGCACACAACGCCGTTTGTCGAGATCGACCGCGCACGCTGGGCGAGTCTTGCACCGAACATGCAGAACCCGTTGACGGATGCTGAGATCGTGCAGCTCCGGGGCCTTGGCGACCGCATGGACATCGCAGAAGTCGCCGAAGTGTACCTGCCGCTCAGCCGTCTGCTCAGCCTGTACGTGGCGAATGCGAAGAAGCTGCACGACTCAACCCAATCGTTTCTCGGCGAGTCCTCGGCACGCACGCCGTTCGTCATCGGCGTCGCGGGCTCGGTCGCTGCCGGAAAGTCAACGGTCTCCAGACTGCTGCGCGAACTCATGGCGCGCTGGCCCGACACTCCCCGCGTCGAGCTCATCACGACAGACGGGTTTCTCTATCCCAACGAAGAGCTCGAGCGCCGCGGCATCATGCATCGCAAAGGCTTTCCCGAGGCCTACGACCGCCGATCGCTGCTGCGCTTCATCACCGAAGTGAAGTCGGGTGCCGACGAGGTGCGCGCGCCGTTCTACTCGCACATGCAGTACAACATCGTTCCCGACGCGAGCATTGTGGTGCGCCGCCCCGATGTGCTCATCGTCGAAGGGCTCAACGTGCTGCAGCCGGCACTCGCCGGTCACCTCACGATCGCCGATCTGTTCGACTTCAGCATTTACGTGGATGCGCGCACTGATGACATTGCGCACTGGTTCGAAGAGCGCTTTATGACACTGCAGCGGGGAGCATTCAGCAACCCCAACTCATATTTCAACGTGTTCGCCGAGTTGAGCGAGCAGGAGGCTCGCGACAAGGCGCGCTATTTCTGGACGGAAGTCAACGAACCCAATCTTCGCGAGAACATCCGCCCCACTCGCGCCCGCGCCAAGCTCGTCCTGCGCAAAGAGCGCGACCACACGGTGAGCAAGGTTCTGCTGCGCAAGATCTGA
- the glsA gene encoding glutaminase A: MLDTNTDGVDQRVSTGELPSWERVDERVFEAYERNIADDRGHVADYIPELAAADPAQFGICIADVDGGIHMAGDAEVEFTIQSISKAFVYALVCNEFGHADVGRLVGVNNTGMSFNSVMAIELNDGHPMNPMVNAGAIATTALMPGETHAEKWENVRTGLSAFAGRQLAMDGDVYRSEAGTNTRNEAIAKLLKSYGRVTGDSTGIVDIYTRQCSLRVSAKDLAIMGATLADGGVNPVTKQRVVSPIVCRDTLAVLAASGMYERSGEWMFEIGLPGKSGVSGGIVTVAPGKGALGTFSPRLDSAGNSVRGQKATAFLSRSLGLNIFASDSEGERHDV; the protein is encoded by the coding sequence GTGCTTGACACGAACACCGACGGAGTCGATCAGCGCGTCTCGACAGGTGAACTGCCCAGTTGGGAACGCGTCGACGAACGTGTCTTCGAGGCGTACGAACGAAACATTGCCGATGACCGCGGGCACGTTGCCGACTACATTCCCGAGCTTGCCGCAGCCGATCCGGCTCAGTTTGGCATTTGCATCGCGGATGTCGACGGCGGCATCCACATGGCGGGAGATGCCGAGGTCGAATTCACCATACAGTCCATCTCGAAGGCATTCGTTTATGCGCTGGTCTGCAACGAGTTCGGGCACGCTGACGTTGGACGACTCGTCGGGGTGAACAATACGGGCATGTCCTTCAACTCGGTGATGGCCATTGAACTGAACGATGGGCATCCGATGAATCCCATGGTGAATGCGGGCGCGATAGCGACAACAGCGCTCATGCCGGGGGAGACTCACGCCGAGAAATGGGAGAACGTGCGTACCGGGCTCTCGGCATTTGCCGGCAGGCAGCTGGCGATGGACGGTGACGTCTACCGATCCGAGGCAGGGACCAACACCCGCAACGAGGCGATCGCGAAGCTGTTGAAGAGCTACGGTCGCGTCACTGGAGACTCGACGGGCATCGTCGACATTTACACCCGCCAGTGTTCTCTTCGCGTGAGCGCGAAGGATCTGGCGATTATGGGAGCCACTCTTGCCGACGGCGGGGTGAACCCTGTGACGAAGCAACGGGTTGTTTCACCGATCGTCTGCCGCGACACACTCGCCGTGCTGGCGGCGAGCGGAATGTACGAGCGCTCGGGGGAGTGGATGTTCGAGATCGGATTGCCCGGGAAGTCCGGTGTCTCGGGCGGCATCGTGACAGTTGCGCCAGGAAAAGGTGCACTCGGCACATTCTCGCCCCGGCTCGACTCGGCGGGGAACAGCGTGCGCGGGCAGAAGGCAACTGCCTTTCTTTCACGTTCACTCGGTTTGAATATTTTCGCTTCCGATAGTGAAGGAGAGAGGCATGACGTCTGA
- a CDS encoding MFS transporter, with product MTSEQKVATVEKASWAPLVGLFLAQVLMSFNVAVLPVSLGGMVEDFGVPPTVVSSTIVTYGVAVAALVMVGAKLGQRVGWVLIFRIVVVIFACSSVMMLVSPSVGWAITGQALAGASAAIIVPALVALIAENYKGTQQATAIGSLGSARAISGVSAFLIGGALGTFIGWRPVFIIVFALAVAVFFFSFRLRSDRGNASVRIDAVGAVFIGAAIILLTVGFNNLNAWGVLTARPTAPLSVLGLSPAIVMVVLGLILGQCFFLWTRRRSRRGLAPLVSLAVLGSSKERAAVYAMFIVVALEAALNFTVPLYIQIVQGRTPLDTSLAMLPFNLTVFIVATLVVRFYKKYSPRAIGVFSFSLTTIALVWLAFVVTNNWETIPTIAGLIVFGIGQGALVTLVFNVLVTASPKEAAGDVGSVRGTTQNLASAVGTALAGAMLVTILGLNIGQAVANNVELPQNLVDQVDLDDVNFVSNDQLREVLGATDATAQEVDRAVEINAEARLRALKLGLLLLGGISSIAIVPATRLPKYRPDEIPAPDNVESR from the coding sequence ATGACGTCTGAGCAGAAGGTTGCGACCGTGGAAAAGGCTTCATGGGCGCCGCTTGTCGGCTTGTTTCTCGCCCAGGTGCTCATGTCGTTCAACGTTGCCGTGCTGCCTGTCTCGCTCGGGGGCATGGTCGAGGACTTCGGAGTGCCGCCAACGGTCGTCAGCTCCACCATCGTCACCTACGGGGTCGCGGTTGCGGCCCTCGTCATGGTCGGGGCAAAGCTGGGACAGCGCGTCGGCTGGGTGCTCATTTTCCGTATTGTCGTCGTGATTTTTGCGTGTTCCTCCGTCATGATGCTCGTGTCACCGAGCGTCGGCTGGGCAATCACCGGTCAGGCTCTTGCTGGAGCGTCGGCAGCGATCATCGTTCCCGCACTTGTCGCGCTCATTGCTGAGAACTACAAAGGAACTCAGCAGGCGACGGCGATCGGATCACTCGGTTCGGCTCGTGCGATCTCCGGGGTGAGCGCGTTCCTGATCGGCGGCGCACTGGGAACGTTTATCGGATGGCGTCCGGTTTTCATCATCGTTTTTGCGCTCGCCGTCGCGGTGTTCTTCTTCAGTTTCCGCCTGCGCAGCGATCGGGGCAATGCCTCCGTGCGGATCGATGCCGTCGGGGCTGTATTCATTGGTGCTGCCATTATTCTGCTGACTGTCGGCTTCAACAATCTCAATGCATGGGGCGTTCTCACCGCCCGCCCGACTGCCCCATTGTCGGTGCTTGGACTCTCGCCCGCGATCGTGATGGTGGTGTTGGGGCTCATCCTCGGACAGTGCTTCTTTCTCTGGACACGGCGTCGCTCGAGGCGCGGCCTCGCACCGCTCGTGAGCCTCGCCGTTCTCGGTTCGAGCAAGGAGCGTGCGGCCGTATATGCAATGTTCATCGTCGTCGCCCTCGAAGCTGCATTGAACTTCACAGTGCCGCTGTACATTCAGATCGTGCAGGGACGCACACCGCTCGATACGTCGCTAGCGATGCTGCCGTTCAACCTCACCGTGTTCATCGTCGCTACGCTCGTGGTGCGGTTCTACAAGAAATACAGCCCGCGCGCCATCGGCGTGTTCTCCTTTTCGTTGACCACGATCGCGCTTGTGTGGCTCGCCTTCGTCGTGACCAACAACTGGGAGACCATTCCCACGATCGCGGGACTGATCGTGTTCGGCATCGGACAAGGTGCGTTGGTGACGCTTGTGTTCAACGTGCTGGTCACTGCTTCCCCGAAGGAAGCCGCGGGTGATGTGGGATCCGTGCGCGGAACGACTCAGAACCTCGCGTCCGCTGTGGGCACCGCTCTTGCGGGAGCGATGCTCGTGACCATTCTTGGCCTCAACATCGGTCAGGCTGTGGCGAACAACGTCGAGCTCCCGCAGAACCTCGTCGATCAGGTAGATCTTGACGACGTCAACTTCGTCAGCAACGATCAGCTGCGCGAGGTGCTGGGCGCAACCGACGCCACTGCGCAGGAGGTGGACCGCGCCGTCGAGATCAACGCCGAAGCCCGCCTGCGCGCGCTGAAGCTCGGCCTACTGCTCCTTGGTGGGATCAGCTCGATAGCGATCGTGCCAGCCACGAGGCTGCCAAAGTATCGGCCGGACGAGATCCCGGCCCCGGACAACGTCGAATCTCGGTAG